From a region of the Alosa sapidissima isolate fAloSap1 chromosome 9, fAloSap1.pri, whole genome shotgun sequence genome:
- the rps19bp1 gene encoding ribosomal protein S19 binding protein 1, producing the protein MSASMVRRGLELLSEDLKDVHSGQKQKKRKAGASARDLISSNRQGVSKQLRRLQGHQGAAKSKATVKDKRVKSAIDEYRKKQAKSHLSSNLQYFLGTSHSTKQSATQKIVNQNSGRQSRYRPDRPAVKPKEEKSIFTEDEFQQFQKEYFGKIVEGGS; encoded by the exons ATGTCGGCGTCAATGGTACGGAGAGGGCTGGAGCTACTAAGCGAAGATTTAAAAG ATGTACACAGCGGGCAAAAACAGAAGAAGCGCAAGGCAGGAGCATCTGCGAGGGACCTGATCAGCTCGAACAGGCAGGGAGTCAGCAAACAGCTCCGTAGGCTGCAGGGGCACCAGGGGGCAGCAAAGAGCAAGGCCACAGTGAAGGACAAGCGTGTCAAGTCTGCCATTG ATGAGTACAGGAAGAAACAGGCAAAAAGCCATCTTAGCTCCAACCTGCAGTACTTTCTTGGAACTAGCCATTCAACAAAACAGAGTGCAACCCAGAAG ATCGTCAATCAGAATTCTGGTCGACAGTCAAGGTATCGTCCAGATCGGCCAGCTGTCAAACCAAAAGAAGAGAAATCAATCTTCACAGAGGATGAATTCCAGCAATTCCAGAAGGAATACTTTGGCAAAATTGTGGAGGGTGGAAGCTGA
- the LOC121718184 gene encoding lysine-specific demethylase 6B-like: protein MKMANKLQGKGRVKPNHPPPPPPVPSPQSLTREQVERADQTQPDEKLYKNTENPEEAQPGPAEDLYMIPDDEPLYSNPNELTPPVSRRPKPVRPPPPSKIALRRWASEGTGASAYKEAELRPPLRPPLRPGASVYKEAELRPPLMRQTETETDSEQLRPDGPLETTQPDGPLETTQPAQSDPQVVSPALPPEERHSSKVLTRQGSMEDLKEEAQVDPLYIDVMEEPLYIDPDELNLPIKGKPKPFRPPPPSSASVRYSPSPGHSPSNGSSPSHGPSSSRGSSSPLGSSPAPDWYKARVLQRGQSGPGDRHTPKVPSPKLSLYPQLSLPSQLPTARSPQQSLHNSKKELDMLMEWWCTAKCWENMYRSDIDHQVQEQNKQTLFSEAQRVRLALNLFECLLFHRGQIFNSHITQLYGLADKLDETKKKAKVAGIAGGSVAAATGIVLAPFTLGLSLTATAIGVGVAVSGAKGGSSTITDKWYSSQERKKVEEILQEHKVQMEDVEGCLQFINAGTERLRKFEPATVQDVDEEVVKMTRVAQILGKSLGETQPAASPTKALQGFAASMDIYFQEQEKLKKKGSETKLARKVRELAKQMKSGLDELMLVRNRIRAAVEQAETQEQR from the exons ATGAAAATGGCAAAT aagctTCAAGGCAAAGGTAGAGTGAAACCCAATCATCCCCCTCCTCCGCCACCCGTACCCAGTCCCCAGAGCCTCACCCGAGAGCAGGTAGAGAGGGCGGACCAGACACAGCCAGATGAGAAGCTCTACAAAAACACTGAGAACCCAGAGGAAGCGCAG cctgGCCCAGCTGAGGATCTCTACATGATCCCAGATGACGAGCCTCTGTACAGCAACCCAAATGAGTTGACCCCCCCT GTCAGTCGCCGGCCGAAGCCTGTCCGTCCTCCGCCGCCAAGTAAAATAGCTTTACGCCGTTGGGCCTCTGAGGGCACTGGAGCGTCAGCCTACAAGGAAGCAGAGCTCAGGCCTCCTCTAAGGCCTCCTCTCAGGCCTGGAGCATCAGTCTACAAGGAAGCAGAGCTCAGGCCTCCTCTCATG AGGCAGACGGAGACGGAAACAGACTCAGAACAGCTCCGGCCTGATGGCCCGTTAGAGACCACACAGCCTGATGGCCCGTTAGAGACCACACAGCCTGCGCAGAGTGATCCCCAG GTTGTAAGCCCTGCCCTGCCTCCAGAAGAGCGTCACAGCAGTAAGGTGCTCACCAGACAGGGCTCTATGGAGGACTTAAAG GAAGAAGCACAAGTGGATCCTTTGTATATTGATGTCATGGAAGAGCCTCTTTATATTGATCCAGATGAGCTCAACCTCCCG ATCAAAGGCAAACCCAAGCCCTTCCGTCCCCCACCGCCAAGCAGTGCTTCTGTACGCTACTCTCCTTCCCCTGGCCACTCCCCTTCCAATGGCTCCTCCCCTTCACATGGCCCCTCCTCTTCCCGtggctcctcctctccccttggCTCCTCCCCTGCCCCTGACTGGTACAAG GCCAGAGTGTTGCAGAGAGGCCAGAGTGGCCCTGGTGACCGCCACACACCGAAAGTCCCCAGTCCGAAACTCAGCTTGTACCCACAGCTGTCTCTCCCAAGCCAACTGCCCACAGCGAGGAGCCCTCAGCAGTCCCTCCATAACTCAAAG AAAGAGCTGGACATGCTCATGGAATGGTGGTGCACTGCCAAAT GCTGGGAGAACATGTATAGATCTGACATAGACCACCAAGTGCAAGAGCAAAACAAACA GACCCTTTTCTCGGAAGCTCAGCGGGTTCGATTGGCTCTCAATCTCTTTGAGTGCCTCTTGTTCCACCGTGGTCAGATCTTCAACAGCCACATCACGCAGCTCTACGGCCTGGCCGACAAACTGGACGAGACCAAAAAGAAGGCCAAGGTGGCGGGCATCGCGGGGGGCAGCGTGGCCGCAGCCACAGGCATCGTCCTGGCCCCCTTCACCCTGGGCCTGTCTCTGACCGCCACGGCCATCGGCGTAGGGGTGGCAGTTAGCGGAGCCAAGGGCGGCTCGTCCACCATCACCGACAAGTGGTACAGCAGCCAGGAGCGTAAGAAGGTGGAGGAGATTCTGCAGGAGCACAAAGTCCAGATGGAGGACGTGGAGGGCTGCCTGCAGTTCATCAACGCCGGCACCGAGCGCCTGCGCAAGTTCGAGCCCGCCACCGTGCAGGACGTGGACGAGGAGGTCGTGAAGATGACGAGGGTGGCGCAGATCTTGGGCAAAAGCCTGGGCGAAACGCAGCCAGCAGCCTCACCCACTAAAGCACTGCAGGGCTTTGCGGCAAGCATGGACATTTACTTCCAAGAGCAGGAGAAGCTGAAGAAGAAGGGCTCGGAGACCAAGCTGGCCAGGAAGGTGCGTGAGCTGGCCAAGCAGATGAAGAGCGGGCTGGACGAGCTGATGCTGGTGAGGAACAGGATACGCGCCGCCGTGGAGCAGGCGGAGACGCAAGAGCAACGATGA